The Trueperaceae bacterium genomic sequence AACCGGTCCAGTCACGGCCTTGGCGGCGAAACTCCATGAACTGAGAGAGATCCTCGGGCGCGACGAAGGTGTGGTCGTGCAACGAGATTATGAGGTTCTCTTCGAAAAGACGGCGGACACGCTCCTCCTGAGCCGTGTCCACTTCGACCCGGTAAGGCGGTACTCGGTTGACTTCAGGAGCCAGGGGATAGGGAACGTAGTCCTCGTGCGGCTCGAGATACTGGAATGACTTGTAGCCGTTATACGGTTTGCTGTTCATGTACCTTCCTCATGTCGCTGGATGCGGTGGAGTCGAGACGTCTCGAGTTCAGGGCGAAGTGGGAATACCTCCTTCAGTCGTGTCCCTTCAAAATGAGGCGGCGTGAGACCTCCTGCGCCGCGACACGTACGAGCTCAGCGAAGCGTGCGATGAGCTCGTCGGTCACACGGAACGACGGTCCCCCCACGCTTAGACCGCCGAAGACTGTGCCATCGGCAGTTACGATTGCAGCCCCTGCCCCGCGGGCAGAGGCGTCGAAATCTTCGTTCGATACCGAGTAGCCGCGCGAGGCGATCTCGTCGAGCTCAAGCTCGAGCAGTGCCCGATCGAGCACCGTTCGTTCGGTGTAGAGAGGTAGTTGGTCGAGACGGTCGAGGACATCGGCTCGTTCCTCGGCCGGAAGGGCGGCGAGAATCGCCTTGGGTACGGCCCCAGCGTGCAACGGCAAGGAACGTCCCAACACCGAAACGAGACGCACACTCTGCCGACTCTCGCGCTTGTCCACACAAACCGCACGATCCCCTACGCGCATGAACAGGTGCACTGTCTCACCGGTTTGCTCACTTAGACGGTCGAGCAAGGGCGCCGCTACCTCGACCAGCGATCCGCTGGCGAAGAGAGTGGCGCCGGTCGCCAGCTCCGAAGCAGCTGGCCCCAGTTCGAAGCGTGCGTCCACTGTCGGCGATAGAAACCCTCCCGCCTCCAGTGTCTTGAGGGAGCGATATGCCTGATTGCGTTCGATGCCGAGCTTCTCGACTACTTCGGCAAGACCGAGTCGATGCGGTGGCGCCGAGAACGCTCGCAGGACCCGAAGCGTGCGCAAGGCTG encodes the following:
- a CDS encoding IclR family transcriptional regulator, with amino-acid sequence MRTLRVLRAFSAPPHRLGLAEVVEKLGIERNQAYRSLKTLEAGGFLSPTVDARFELGPAASELATGATLFASGSLVEVAAPLLDRLSEQTGETVHLFMRVGDRAVCVDKRESRQSVRLVSVLGRSLPLHAGAVPKAILAALPAEERADVLDRLDQLPLYTERTVLDRALLELELDEIASRGYSVSNEDFDASARGAGAAIVTADGTVFGGLSVGGPSFRVTDELIARFAELVRVAAQEVSRRLILKGHD